From Triticum urartu cultivar G1812 chromosome 2, Tu2.1, whole genome shotgun sequence, a single genomic window includes:
- the LOC125534977 gene encoding cytochrome P450 85A1-like, whose amino-acid sequence MALLLLVLVGVVVGVVLASSLLLRWNEVRYGNGRRKDGDGCLPPGTMGWPLFGETTEFLKQGPSFMKQRRLRYGRLFRTHILGCPTVVCMDPELNRRMLLQGEAGGLVPGYPQSMLDILGRNNIAAVHGPLHRVMRGAMLGLVRPAALRTSLLPKIDAFMRDHLHGWAGSVVDVQAKTKEMALLSALRQIAGITAGPLSDALKTELCSLVLGTISLPINLPGTSYYQGFQARTKLVSMLEQMIAERRSSGDAQDDMLDALLRSGDDGTREKLTDEQIIDLLIALIYSGYETMSTTSMMAVKYLSDHPRALDELRREHLDIRKGKSPEEAISYEDFKSMAFTRAVISETLRLATVVNGLLRKTTQDVEMNGYVIPKGWRIYVYTREINYDPFMYPDPMTFNPWRWLEKNMESHPHFMLFGGGGRMCPGKEVGTAEIATFLHYFVTRYRWQEEGKNTILKFPRVEAPNGLHIRVQDY is encoded by the exons atGGCGCTCCTCCTCCTTGTGCTGGTCGGCGTTGTGGTCGGCGTGGTGCTGGCGAGCAGCCTGCTGCTGCGCTGGAACGAGGTCAGGTACGGCAACGGCAGGAGGAAGGATGGCGATGGCTGCTTGCCGCCGGGGACAATGGGGTGGCCGCTGTTCGGCGAGACCACGGAGTTCCTCAAGCAGGGCCCCAGCTTCATGAAGCAGAGGAGGCTCAG GTACGGGAGGCTGTTCCGGACGCACATCCTGGGCTGCCCCACGGTGGTGTGCATGGACCCGGAGCTCAACCGCCGCATGCTGCTGCAGGGCGAGGCCGGCGGCCTGGTCCCCGGCTACCCGCAGTCCatgctcgacatcctcggccgcAACAACATCGCCGCCGTCCACGGCCCGCTGCACCGCGTCATGCGCGGCGCCATGCTCGGCCTCGTCCGGCCCGCCGCGCTCCGCACCAGCCTCCTCCCCAAGATCGACGCCTTCATGCGCGACCACCTCCATGGATGGGCAGGCAGTGTCGTCGACGTCCAGGCCAAGACCAAGGAG ATGGCCTTGCTGTCCGcactccggcagatcgccggcaTCACGGCTGGCCCACTCTCTGACGCCCTCAAAACAGAGCTATGCAGCCTGGTGCTCGGCACCATCTCGTTGCCAATCAACCTTCCGGGAACCAGCTACTACCAGGGCTTCCAGGCAAGGACGAAGCTTGTGTCCATGCTAGAGCAGATGATCGCGGAGCGGCGGTCCTCTGGTGATGCTCAGGATGACATGCTGGATGCTCTCTTGAGAAGCGGCGACGATGGGACCAGGGAGAAACTCACTGATGAGCAGATCATCGACTTGCTCATCGCCCTCATCTACTCTGGATACGAGACGATGTCGACCACTTCGATGATGGCTGTCAAGTACCTGTCGGACCACCCGCGAGCTCTTGATGAACTCAGG AGAGAGCATCTTGATATCAGGAAGGGGAAATCGCCGGAGGAAGCCATCAGTTATGAAGATTTCAAGTCCATGGCCTTCACTCGAGCT GTCATTTCTGAGACACTAAGATTAGCTACAGTCGTCAATGGGCTCCTGAGGAAAACAACTCAGGATGTGGAAATGAATG GGTATGTCATTCCAAAAGGGTGGAGAATCTATGTTTACACCAGGGAGATAAACTACGACCCATTCATGTATCCTGACCCGATGACTTTCAATCCGTGGAGGTGGCTG GAGAAGAACATGGAATCGCACCCGCACTTCATGTTGTTCGGAGGAGGCGGCCGGATGTGCCCCGGAAAGGAGGTGGGCACGGCGGAGATCGCGACTTTCCTCCACTATTTCGTGACCCGATACAG ATGGCAGGAAGAAGGCAAGAACACGATCTTGAAATTCCCCCGGGTGGAGGCTCCCAACGGGTTACATATCCGAGTTCAAGATTACTGA